The sequence tctgtcattagagataaaaccttgaagtgaaggcagttttggtgtttgaaatatttgttgatgtgagtttgtgattaacaagtttaagaatggtatgttgcagaaattctggcagatgcgaatgtaagcttgatggcatcattttcatataactgcttgaaatgcatatatgccactatcagcattgagcgtctcgtgaactgtcaaatgtcatataggcctcacacagttgaaaatagtgaaaaaagtaatcggttgacaggtatttttgtccagctctgcaagtaatacttgaaactgagtacagaatgcaagtggccatttgtctctatccattcccctaacattttaaggccagttggagatatggctaatttgggctgaaatgtcatgtattttcgcgggctgaaattatctttcaggtggcttgtagatttaaaaatctatgctttgtatgaagtttactatgtattttatttcttcttcaagtaagatgtaaaccggtatctttttattttcaggtctgcatctcgtaagatatcggaagccgtctgacttggccacatcgctcggaagtccgaagtactagaaaaaaccgccatctgctaccttttttgcaggtaaattttataataccccacccacttttttttaatttcaaagtatgcgtccccttaacagaTGCTAGCTTAATCATCAACATGAGATCAGCTGTTTAATCTGAACACAAACTATCATACAAATAAGTAAGATGAGATAACAAACAATTAATAGATTTTACAAACCAATAATGGGAATAATTTTCCCAATTATGATAAGGGaagtaactttttaaaaaaagtgtccaaatccccgtaccgtacccgtaccatAATGCTTGGGTTGAATACCACTAAATCCGGCAAGCTGACCTCGGCCCATGCTCCTAAAACTAAGATAGATTTagaggggtttaaaaaaaatataaaaacttttcaGTATGATGCAAAGAATGTGCACATGAAATAGCTCAGctttttacaatattgtttaataaatctCTTGATAGTGGTGCTGTTCCCTCAGATTGGTCTGAGGCTTATGTAAGAATGACAGACATCTCACCCCGATGACATTTCACCCCAAAAAATAGGATGACATTTCACCCCAAAGAGACAAATCACCCCAAAATAGAAGATGACAGAtcacccccatttttttttgtttcttttaatcatattattatattgtttaatagattgaattattatacacttacataatttattttatgcaatTATTATCTCGTCTATTGATATTTTGTGAAACTTATGACtgtaaaaatttaatgtaaatatatgacaTGTCACCTATATAAAAGCTGTTTATTtgagtatatataaaatatactgattttaatCATCTTTACAGACGATTATTTAGTCTGATGACATGTAAATGGATCATTTCAGATGTTGCCTTTGTATGTCATTTAATATCATTAAagatggtcaaacacattttagcAACAATTTATGACATGTTTCAGTCTTCTGTTACATATTCTGTTACAGATTCATTTAAggaattaaacatttatacatagaGTTGTATCTATGttggaaatatgtatttttattactttttatgaaatttttgtaattatctccctttaataggAGTGTTTTTTTTAAGGgaattatttcttttgatttcaatacttTGTCTACTGTTGCTTTAATGATATTTGGAATTTCAACAAACTAATTCTGTTTCCCACCCCAAGCAACTGTTATCTGTATAGATATGATATCTGTAGATATCATGATACGTATTCAAAACCCCAAAGCAatagtatttcatgtaaaaaacCTTCTAGACAATAAATTACAACTAGGTAAGATGTTTACTGGTTTATTTAGATATTCATTAATCACAtgaaaaaacaatacatttatttacatgacTTATTCACATAGCAAGTATATAGCAAATACATAATACACCTATCACAACTCAATTGGGCAAGTTTCAAACTTCATCAGACACAGTGGCACAGTTAATGTTGGTCACAATACATCTCCTTATCACCTAAAACTGTCCTAATACGTTCCCACATTTCCAAGGAATTCTTCACACACAATGTCATGGTTATCATACTGATCCCATAAATCAAACAACCATTCGTCACTGAGACGACATCGACGGATGTACTTCCTTCAAGAAGTCTGGTCACTTCTAGATTCACCAACTTAGATTCTACAAGGAGGATCTCCAGAAGGCGGTAGGTCTTGACCTTCCCTCTGCCGGCCTTTGTGTTCAGTTTTCGGTGCCACCCTGAAATTATAACAATTTCCCATTACATTACAACATAAAATTAACTGtcagttttgcattttaaaagcCACATTTTTTGTCTACTTGTTAcgaataaagtttttattattgttcatatactttttaaaaaaaatttattactaTTGGTAAAATGGCCCCAGCAGGCATGCTTGACTCTGGTTGTTCAAATAGTCATCATCaccattattatcatcatcatcattatgatACTGAATATATTagattgtatagaaataggcgctTAATCAAACTATTGAGCTGCGGTTTTGTATGCAGTCTAAGATAATATTCACTTACCCTCTGTGTCATTGTTGGTACGGATGGTCTGACGGTACACAGATCACTCATCTTCAGACCATTTAGAGCTTTCAAGCCACTCGTCGCTTACATAAGTGAAGAGGTCCTGGACTTGTTCAGAACTGTCTTCCGCCTGCTCTTGTAATTTCCTGAAGGCCCGTTTAATGTCTGCTGCAGGGAGGAATGGCAGTGCTAAAACTTGCGTATCAGACTGTGTACTGACTGGCGTTCTCTGTATGTTCTGGCGAGACCAAACTCTCCGACATGCTTCTGTACAGCCTGCAAAGTATCAAATTTATTTGCATTAACTCCAAAATTTTTGCATTTGATATTAGTCACTGTCATATCAATAGTCTAAATTTGTCAAATAATTTCAAGAGACATTTGATATCAATTATAATAAactataaaattaaaatggaacAATTATTTTTAGTAAACAAACTTATCAGCCATAAAATACTAAGTTAGACCAATCCCTGCCTTCataaacaaacagacaataaGTTTTAATGCAACttgagaaataaatttatgtactCACCTGTGACCAGTGGAATGCACAACCCTTAAGCTTACTACTGGGGAACACCTCCCTCAGGGCCTGCCACAGAGctgaaaacaaataatatatattaggGACCTCATTATAAGTCAAATACTGTTACCTcataatgacaatttttttttttttaataaaatagctaatttaaaaaaaacattgttatttttgttattaacaGAAATTGTACAATTGTTTCATTCATTTGTAATACTCTTCAAATACTGTTCTTATATTTTACACCTCTCTCTCAAATATTGTTAGAAATGATTGATCTAACTTGTTCGTGTTATTTTTGTTATTCACATAGAAATTGTACATTTGTTTCATTCATTTGTAATACTTTGCAAATacttttcttatattttacaCACCTATCTCAAAGTCCATGGTGAAGCACTCTACTGCTGGAGCCTCTTCCAGAATGTCAAGAACCTTCTGCAGGATCTGAAATTTATGGAATTAAAAGCATTCTACAATGTTGATTATGATATTCTGATTTAATATACACTGATTAGTACAGTTTTATACTTTAAggaagaaaaataagaaaagtgtatttatttaaattattttcatttgaatcaAACTGATCTCTTTGCAAATCATATActgaattataatataaataactgaaataaattaaattgaataattAAAAATCCTCATccaaatattaaacaatgtataaCTCACAGCAACATAGTCCTGCTTTCGGCGTCTTGACATCAGCACGTACATAAGTGGCACCTGCTTCATGTTGTCCCCCTCTCGATGAAGGCATGGATAGACCACAGCTGAACGAATGGTGAATGTACTGCCTTGAATG is a genomic window of Mercenaria mercenaria strain notata chromosome 18, MADL_Memer_1, whole genome shotgun sequence containing:
- the LOC123532929 gene encoding uncharacterized protein LOC123532929 encodes the protein MKQVPLMYVLMSRRRKQDYVAILQKVLDILEEAPAVECFTMDFEIALWQALREVFPSSKLKGCAFHWSQAVQKHVGEFGLARTYRERQVAPKTEHKGRQREGQDLPPSGDPPCRI